DNA sequence from the Portunus trituberculatus isolate SZX2019 chromosome 49, ASM1759143v1, whole genome shotgun sequence genome:
gagggcatCCCACCACCCCAGCAGCGCCTCATCTTCTCCGGCAAGCAAATGTAAGACTTAATGACTCGCCTTGTTGTTTTAGATTAGCGTTATAGTAAAGAAGTACATGTGAACTGTCTTTGGTAATTGATGCCACTGTGAACACAAGGGAAGTTTATGATGGGTATATCTTGTGCTTTTACTGGCTACAATACTACCAGTTCTTATtgtatattcctcttttctgatttttttcttttactgatttctttGATTCTTTATTTACTGTATGTTGTCTATGTGTTTTTACAGTAGTTTGTGTCTTTATATCTTAGAGTATGATTTTAGAGTATTATAGCATTAGCAGAGGGGTGTGACTAGTGTAGGTGCTTGGGCTGGTTCACATCTACACTAAAAGTTAGATTGTAATGTGACTTATAAACAAAACGTCATCATAATTTGGTTTCCTTGTGCTTAAATTTGATGTAATGCAGGATGGGTAATAGTTCTGTTTCCTatattgctgtgtttgtgtgttgagtAATACCATGCAATAGTTATTGGCTTGGTAGGGAGTTAATGTTTCTTGATATTAATTCAAGTCATCAGTAATACATTGGTCTAATCTCCATCTATTGTTGTTTGCAGGAATGATGAAAAGACAGCAGCTGACTACAAGGTCCAAGGAGGCTCAGTGCTTCATCTGGTGCTGGCTCTGAGAGGGGGACTGTCTTCCTAGGTGctgtctccccctctctctcctcttcctcctgtttcttcctatcctcttcttcctcccagcaCTCACTAAGTAAGCTCTGGAAACTAAAGCACCTCCAGTAAGGTTATCTGGGGAAACAAGGCAGGAACTCTGAAGATCTTCACCATTAACTGATTATTTGacactttccatttccttttaagAGTTTGAGaacaaccattttttttttttgctaattgaagttgcttttttttttcctggttatTGATGTATTTTTCCATGCTGTGAATTGTGTAAGAATGTTATTAAGTTGAAGAATAAGTGCAGTTTGCATCAATGTCCTATGAAATGCTTCAGCTTTGACATGCATGACTGAGAAACAAGTGGTTTATATTTCAAGGTCTTATTGTGGGCAGATGCTGTGTGTGAGATAGGCAAGATGTTTCCCATTCAGTATCCCTGTGTCCTCAGTTCCTCTATATTTATTATTAGCCAAGACTGTGGGGCCCATGTTACCTTGGGTCTACTCTTCACCTGAGggattatcaccaccaccactactactatagtactagtactaccatAGTTTATTTACAGTGATACTATATATCTCAATGTTAATAATGAAAGATACACCATTGTGGCTAATAGCTTGCTTTCATTATCTACAATATAAGCTATAATGACCACTTCCAGCATTTTGCCTGATGTTCTTTGTGTCGTCATTGATACACACATTGCTAGGACCTTCAGCATACATCCAGTCTTCGAAGGGTGTGTCCTCCAACCAAACACATGATAGTTTACGTAGCTTGCAGTTAAGAGCCAGTGGTTATCATATTGAGGCCAACACTATAGAAGGAGTGAAGTTATGTACCCTGGGTTTGGCAGCGAGTCAGCACCCAGCATTGAGTAAGCTGCCTCTCCCTACTGCAGCTGCATTGATTCTATGTTCGTACCATGATATGTTGAGAGTTACAATTAAAAGTTTTGTATAGATgacatttccttcactccttgggATGAATTTCTTGGGGTGTATGTTAAGAGAGGTGTGATGTTTCTAGTCTTAGGTGTGAACTTTCATGGTGGCTGTGGTTAATGGTTGTGCCAGTCAGAAAATGATTTGTCATGAGTGCTTTAAATGAGGTGTTCTATTTCTCTGCTTTGATGAGGTGAAATATTTAATGGTGGATATGGTTTGTGAGTGTCCTGCTAAGGTATTTCATGATGTATAATTGTGCAAGTCATTGATTTTTCATGATTAATTTTACAGATTTCCATATTTGTTTTCAATGTTCTTTTTTAAAATGTGTTGATTTGGTTGTTTGAACTGGAAAACTTTTTGAGGTATTGTATGGTGGTTGCATTGGAGCCTGGCCATACACACCTGCAGCCAGATTGAAGGAATACTGCCACCTTGTCTACTAGTGCATAgagaccgccgtggtacagtggaaccatgcgtgctttgggatccgaggggtctccaagcgcacgggttcgaatcctgtccatggtctgagtgcaggttgggcttcctcactcagggcaacggtttcctagcgggtgggctttgagataggaggtaccctaaaaagtatcccctttagcccataaattcccgtgaaaagccctcatggtataaaaaaaaaagaaaaaaaaaaggggatggTGAGCTCCTTTGCAGTTTTGAATTGATAAGGATGAGGCATGATATCTCATCTTGGCTGTGTGGTTATGATGAAAGGGGAACCACAGATGTTACTGACTGGGATTGCTGGTGCTTGTGCATGAGGGAAGATACAAGAGACTGTCAGACCTACACCTGGCAATCCCTGTATgggcaaagctacttaattccatctatcatccccatccataaatctatctatctatctaatcttttaaagctccctattgactcagcacttaGATTCTCGCTCTTTATTTTGAGGGCTTTTCTCCGATAagaactattttccaaggtcacagagatgattagtgaagttttcaattatattttttccaaaTAGTGacgtagaaataataaaaacatcccCGGAAAGCACAATGTTCTAACTTCTACGTGAGTGACTGGAGATATCTAAAGTGGAGTCcatagtatttatttatttatgatttatttCGTCATTACTAGTTATTCTCatgctaaaataaataaaacgaaataaactAACGCTACtgcttctacaacaacaacaacaacaacaaaataaacacaagtcGTATACAAAGTTACGTAATAAGAGGATGTACCAATAATTAATCCCCTCTAATTCTTTCATAGCGTCTTGCATTACTGATCCACGGTGGCGCTGCTCCAACTAGCACCGCTCTAAGGACACACGCCTCAGTCCTGGCAGTTtcacaaggaacacaactcgAGACGTAGCTACTTAATATTTCACTCGAGTCAATAGTGTCCGAAGGAGAGACCCAAAGGAGAAATGGCCCTCAAAATACTGCCTTAACCTCCccttttctgagagagagagagagagagagagaaatgggccTCAAAATATTGCCTCAGCCTCcgtttttctgagagagagagagagagagagagagagagagagagattggtctCAAAATACtaccttaactttttttttcttcttttttgagagagagagagagagagagagagaggcgtgataATCTTGGTTCACTGAAAGAGCAACGCCAggctgtgttatatgtataatttcattaattttatgatTCCAAGCGGTGCACTGTCAACAGAgattttaatgagagagagagagagagagagagagagagagagagagagagagctgccgtTTCACAAAGTCTAGAGGTCATGAAATATGGACGCCAGACTTtgacagggaggaaaaggagagaagaggagaggagagatatatACTTTTAAGGACACGGGTCTGGACGGgtcggagggagggaaaggagtgtgtAGGACGGAGAGATGGAGGCATTAGCAGAAAGGAAGGAGCGGAAGAGGCtgcgggaggagaagagaggccCGTGGGAGTCTGCAGGGGAGCAAAAGACGAGGCAGAAGGGTTTGAAAGCGTCGGAGGATTACGAGCGTAGCGGGACAGAAGCGGAGGCGTCTGTAGAAAGAACCGACCTTGTttatgggaaggaaaaggaaaggtcaTGAGGTCCGTAGAATATagggaagaggaatataaaaataGCCAGAATAAAGGGAAGTCGgtgagtaaaagaaggaaggaaaagatcgaACCTCAGACGCCCATAAATTAGAGGAAGGAGTACGTAGAACTAAAACGTCTTCATAGGATCAGTAGGGAGGGTCGGTAGCTTTCAAGGGACTAAAGAGGGAAATTAAAAGAAGGTCAATTAATTCCGAAGACGTTAATTAAGAGAGTGATAGAAAGGCTCCTGCTCTGAGGGGTAATACTGGGAACTGTGTTGAGACTCCCTGTGAGCGAGAACATTATTAAGAAATAGCCTACGTAGGTCCCGTCTTTATTaactgagaaagaggagggggaggaggaggaggaggaggaggagaacgagaaggagaaagaagaagggagtgaggagagtgagaggaggaggtgcagtacGTAGTgtgagatgaaaaatagaagaaaagaggaaaaaaaagaaaacgtttgAGTAACACACTACCAGCTGCTCGGAGGGGAAAAGAAGTATAAGAAGTGAATTAAAGTTATGTTTGTTCTCCCCccctttatatttttcacccGGAAATCTCCAAGTCTATTTCCTAGCGAGTCTCCTCCATAACTGTTGGAATTACTAAGGATACATTGTTGCAGCGGCGTACTATATAAGCTGGCCTCGTATTATTACCTACAAGTTTAGCGTTTTAGTGGCCCAGTAAGGAAACAGAATATGTCCTACACTAGACTTAACTTTCATTGGCGCGTGATTCACTTCAGGTTATTACGCCCGTATTCAgacacgctttgctctctcaccatgattactttccaaaggctttagttgaagatgttcgtgtttttaaaggtgtttttatggttctggtgatagagtaGCAAGATTTCTATTTTATCATACGGAAAAAACTGTCTTGTAAACCCTACTAGTTGTcgctgtagcctttgaaaattgtcgtagtgagagaacaaggcatttctgaatatagcCTTAAATCAGAGCCACTGTAGCCTTGTGTCTTTAATGGAGTTTGTTGATACAGATGAAAATTAGAGATACGGATGACTTAAAGTAACCAAGCACtctcaaaaatgaaaaaaaaagtactctagtggataatgaaaagagttgtgactgtgtgtgtgtgtgtgtgtgtgtgtgtgtgtgtgtccgaaggagagaaacaaaggagaaatggCCCTCAAAATAATATACTGACCTTAGCCTcctttttctgagagagagagagagagagagagagagagagagagagagagagagagagagagagagagagggcgctgcagttttccatttatatcgttgacttttttatgttatttcgtTTATTTACGAGTGTTCAGGTCGTTCATATGAAGGTGAAATAATTATTGGTTTTGGAGGCACCGCACGAAAGACTGATGGTGATCGAATGTAAACACTGGTACGCTTTCTATGataaacaattctctctctctctctctctctctctctctctctctctctctctctctctctctctctctctctctctctcggtaagtgATTATTAAGTTTATGAGATTTCTTGCATATTTTGAAATTTACGAGCAAAATATGCGAGAAAAATGACagcggaaatgagagagagagagagagagagagagagagagagagagagagagagagagagttacagtaTGATTATTAAAACTATAcacgtgtttttttccttaatttcacaagtaaataaaaaaaaccagagagagagagagagagagagagagaattccaccCTCtataagcaccaccaccaccacaccctcattcacaccctcacacactcctGCTAATGACACTTAACAGAAGGCTGGCCTGGTCTGCTTCTGTGTCTAATATTCCGTGTCACATTTGCTTTCCCTGAGTGAGAATCTTCTGTTTACCCTTCGCTTTGtttggtgactgtgtgtgtgtgtgtgtgtgtgtgtgtgtgtgtgtgtgtgtgtgtgtgtgtgtgtgtgtgtgtgtgtgtgtgtgtgtgtgtgtgttagttttgtctatttttgtttatctatggtTATTAATCttatcaatttttccttttttgtgttttgcttcTCTTTATTGATCTATGTGTGGCAAAAATGTTAAAGGTTAGatgtaataagaaaaatttggtttactactactactactactactactactactactactactactactactactactgctgctgctgctactgctgctactactactactactactaccaccaccaccaccaccaccaccaccaccaccaccaccaccaccaccaccaccaccaccactgctactactaccactacaaccactgctactactactgctgctactgctgctgctacactaccaccaccaccaccaccaccactactactactactactactactactactactactactgctgctactgctgttactactgctactactactaccaccaccaccaccaccaccaccaccaccaccaccaccaccaccaccaccaccacctactactactactactactactactactactactactactactactactactacagcataTAGTGTTGAAtacattgtacacacacacacacacacacacacacacacacacacacacacacacacacacacacacacacacacacacacacacacacacacatatattcgaGGAATTTTATATACGTAACAcatcatttagagagagagagagagagagagagagagagagagatttcattagCATTCAGGGCGTGTCTaggggtgtagagagagagagagagagagagagagagagagagagagagagagagagagagagagagagagagagagagagagagagagagagagagagagagagagagagagagagagaggtctggcATAAacattccattttattcatcttaagtaattaaaaaaacattagcaaaaataacaatggaatgctcttttttttttttttttgtctgtttcacTTACTTTAATCTCCCGTAACAAAGGTGGAGGCAGGTAGTGTTGCCTCTGTCGACTCTTTAGAGGgtgaaatgtaaaaaataaagaaaacaacatagaTTTGGTTtagttattcatatttttagtcagtcagtcagtcagtcattcagtcagtcagtcagtcattcgttcattcattcatttattcagtcattcagtcagtcaggcagtcagtgaGTGATTCAGCCAACTAGTTAGTCAATAATTGATCAgtgagtcattcattcattcattcagtcagtcagtctaccagtcattcagtcattcagtcagtcagttagtcattcagttAGTTAATTGATTGCTAAGTTAGTTATATTAAGTTTTACCAATTACAATTTTTTATCATAGTAAGTTAATgaatatagtaataatgaaatgctactactactactactactactactactactactactactactactactactactactaccccaaccaccaccaccatcaccaccactactatatatatcctttcttatttttcttttcaactaaTATTCCATCCTTTAACcctccctatttctctctctctctctctctctctctctctctctctctctctctctctctctctctctctctctttctctctttaacgACAGGTAGCCGATAATTGGGCGTCAGGAGTGGACAGGTGGAACTCAGGTTGTCAGAGTCAttaatggtggaggaggtggaagaggaggagtaggaggaggaggaggaggaggaggaggaggaggagggagataagagagtgaggagaggcTTGATCGCTCTTCGCTCATCTCCCAAATCTTAAGATGATGGTTCTTTTCCCTGCTTCTCGTCGTCTTGTcacgtctcgtctcgtctcgtctcatctcgtctcatctcgtctcgtctcgtctcgtctcgtctcattTAGTTGCGTCTCATCTcgtgtcttgtcttctctttttttttgctttttcttttcaattcatcttttttttctgtcttatctttcgtgtttcttattttttttctttcattttgtcttatttcattgcattatttcatctctctctctctctctctctctctctctctctctctctctctctctctctctctctctctctctctctctctctctctctctctctctctctctctctctctctctctctctctctctctctctctccacgtctgTCGAACTAGTGGCGTCGCAATTTACGTGACACTCtcgctgacagacagacagacacacagacagacagagaggcggACCtggatacatacacacagacagacaggcaggtgggAGACAAACggaggagggagacagactAATAGAGACAAAAttgggagaaaaaaaggctgaaaaataGATGATTGACTGGAGATATAGATTACAtgacagagggacagacagatggagatAAAATTGGAGTAATAGACAggtgatagaaagatagataggtaggatAGTGgataaatggacagatagatagacagtgaTAGATTGGTAGATATGAAAAAGAGGTTAGAGAATATTaggggttttttttcttattctcttttgtttttttttttcttttcttttttatatttttttctttatttttattttctttaactgtgtgtgtgtgtgtgtgtgtgtgtgtgtgtgtgtgtgtgtgtgtgtgtgtgtgtgtgtcatttgagtgtccaagaaaaaagacaaaaaaaaaggaaaaaagaaagagaggatttAGGaattgagaggagaaaaaagcaaaacaaactgaaattgataagtagataaccaaagacacacacacacacacacacacacacacacacacacacacacacacacacacacacacacacacacacacaccagtgactCAACAAACAGCAATACAAAGACAACCTTGACTTCCCttcaaataaatcaaagaatCAACTCTACCAATTCTCATTCCTTCATACCacatttttatctaatttcacATGataccctttctttcttcccatccttcctcctcctcctcctcctcctcctcctcctcctcctcttcttcctcttctccctcgtgTGTTTGATCTTCGTTAAGCTCGCATCATTAACCCCCCcctcttccacttttccttctctttcctcctccaaccccctttattttcctctccctcctctccctctcccctgtccTACCACCAAAAGCCTGCGGGTGTtacagaaggggaaaagaaagactgaaaacaCAAGCGCCTGCAGCGACTTTGTggggtgtcgtgtgtgtgtgtgtgtgtgtgtgtgtgtgtgtgtgtgtgtgtgtgtgtgtttcttccagTACTGCTTCATTCTCTAgtgcctctttctcttgttgttgttgttgttgttgttgttgttgttgttgttgttgttgttgttgttgttgttgttgttgttgttgttgttgttgttgttgttgttgttgttattattgttgttgttgttgttattattgttgttgttgttcttcttacttctcgtcttcgttttcctcctcctcctcctcctcctccgacttttctctctctctctctctctctctctctctctctctctctctctctctctctctctctctctctctctctctctctctctctctctctctctctctctctctctctcttcttcttcttcttcttcttcttcttcttcttcttcttcttcttcttcttcttcttcttcttcttcttcttcttcttcttcttcttcttcttcttcttcttcttcttcttcttcttcttcttcttcttcttcttcttcttcttcttctttctttgcataATGTCTCTTTTCATGTGTCctctttgctcttcttcctcttctttcttcttcctcctccttcttcctccattcttcctcttcttcttcctcctcttggctttttttctctcctttcctccaagcatttctctctcccttgcctctcttttcctcttcttcttcctcctcctcctcctcctcctcctcctcctcctcctcctcctcctcctcctcctcttcctcatgctGTCTCTTCTGCTTCAGCACCTCCCCAttcacttccctctttcccagtgcatcccatccctcccttccatgagtcctcctcctcctcctcctcctcctcctcctcctcctcctcctctgagtcTTCCCCCGACGCCCTTTGTACCATGGCCTTTCACacgcgctcctcctcctcctcctcctcctccttctacctctTTAGTGCCCTTACGCTTCCaccttttcacctctctctctctctctctctctctctctctctctctctctctctctctctctctctctctctctctctctctctctctctctctctgtttatccttctgtccgctttccctcccttcttcatccttctttatctcttcttcttcttcttcttcttcttcttcttcttcttcttcttcttcttcttcttcttctttttcttcttgttcttcttttcttcttcttgttcttcttttttcttcttcttcttcttcttcttttcttcttcttcttcttcttcttcttcttctctcacttcttctccctcctcctcctcctcctcctcctcctgctcctcctcatcttcttcttctcattcttttattctactTATACCACTATCctactttcatctcccttccacccagccttcctccaccctcctcctcctcctcctcctcctcctcctcctcctcctcctcctccactcgctCCTCCTGCGTCAGAAAAGACAGGCTCAAGTCAACATTTGCCTCGCCCGTCTGGCAGCCCCGAAGGAGAGAGAGCTAATCACCGTTTCTGGCAAACCtctctgaaggaaggaagggaggtgaaggaaggtaaaggaaggtgataggaggtgaaggaaggggaaggaaggtgataggaggtgaagagaggtgtaaggaggtgaaggaaggtgaagaaaggtgtagggaggtgacgggaagtgatgggaggtgaaggaagggttaggaagatgaaggaaggtgaagggaggtgaaggaaggtgaaggaagatgaaggaaagtgatAGGAGGTGAAGGAACGTGAAGGAgggttaaaggaaggaaggtgaaggaacacaaatacactcacacatgcacatacacgcATACACTTCTTATACTCTGAGATACAcgtgtttgtttatctacttGCATGTGTTTAGTCTTAAGaatatagatacacacacacacacacacacacacacacacacacacacacacacacaaacctttagCTCTCTGAACACTGCGATCATATTTCCTCCTTAAATATTTCAAACAGTAACCTTTTAACACTTCCGACTTCAAACTAATGCGTaacctgagaaaaaaaatgggaaaaaatcaaAACCATCTCTTTAGTcctcactctctgtctctcttctcctgttccttctcctctctctctttttatcctgtCTGTGTCCATGCaaaccatttttctcttccccttctcctcttttctaccGTGTTCCAAATTTCAacagagaagtaggaagaaatcATAGTTATCTCTTTACTacacctctctctgtctctcttctcctgttccttctccctctctctttttttcctgtctgtgTCCATGCaaaccattttttctcttcccttctcctcttttctaccGTGTTCCAAATTTCAacaaaggagtaggaggatatcaaaattttctctttactcctagctctctctatctctgtctcttctgttccttctccctctctctctttttatcctgtCTGTGTCCATGCaaaccattttttctcttcccttctccttttttctactGTGTTCCAAATTTCAACAAAGGATGACCGCGGCAGTAAAGGGATCAAGAGATtgcaaagaggggaaaagaaagatggatatGCGGATTAAGAATATTGCACTTCAGtttggacaggagagagagagagagagagagagagagagagagagagagagagagagagagagagagagagagagagagagagagagagagagagagagagagagagagagagaggagaagagtgagagagacaaggaataaCAGGATCAGTCAAGAagaataagggagagaggagagagagagggagaaggggaatgaagaaaggaaagggagaataaagggaagggaggaagaaagacaatagATAAGAGAGGATCAgtcaagaggaataagagagatgaggaaaaaaaggaagtagagggaagagaaagaggaaagaaagagagaaagggaaaagaggaggaagagaaaaaaagagataagagaagaacagtcagaagagagagagagagagagagagagagagagagagagagagagagagagagagagagagagagagagaaatgataaggaaaagggagagaagaataataACTAGAaacaacagacaaaaaaaatgaaaaataagaaaagaacaacaagaacttAAAAATCTttagaaacaagagaagaagaagaagaagaagaagaagaagaagaagaagaagaagaagaaaaagaagaaggcaaGGGAGCTGAGGGACGTGTAAGGGATGGTCAGGGAGGACTTAGCAATCCCTTGGGGTGTTGTGCAGCCCTTAATTAGCACCTTTAATTAGCAGTGAACCAGATGGCAGTAATGAAGGCATCTAATGAGCGTAGAGGCGACTTTT
Encoded proteins:
- the LOC123499303 gene encoding NEDD8 codes for the protein MLIKVKTLTGKEIEIDIEPTDKVERIKERVEEKEGIPPPQQRLIFSGKQMNDEKTAADYKVQGGSVLHLVLALRGGLSS